GGTGGGACGTTAATAATCAGCAGGATGCGGCACCACAATTCAAAGAAGTTATTTTTGAAGATTCAATTAAAGTAGGTAAAGAAACTAAAGCTCCAGATTATTCCTTTAGAATTGGTGGTCAAAGAATATTCTTTTTAGAGGCTAAAAAACCATCTAGAGACATTAAAAATGATAAGGATCATGCATTTCAGGTAAGGAGATATGGTTGGAGTGCCCAATTAAAAGGCTCTATATTGTCTGATTTTGAAGAGTTGGCTATCTATGAAACACAAACCAAACCAGAATTAAACCAAAGTGCAAGCATTTCAAGATTAAAATACTATAATTATAAGGAATATGTTGAAAAATGGGATGAAATATGGGATTTATTTTCAAAAGAAGCTGTAATGAAAGGTAAATTCAATAAATTCTTCAAATCAGAGAAAAAATTAAAAGGAACAACAACTGTCGATGAGGAGTTTTTAAAAGAAATTAACCAATGGAGAGAACTTCTTGCGAGAAATATAGCACTTAGAAATGAATTGCTAAGTGAAAGTGAATTAAATTATGCAGTTCAGTTAACAATCGATAGAATAATTTTTCTTAGAATGGCTGAAGATAGGGGAATTATAAAATATAGAACCCTTTATAATTTATTGGATAAGGATAATATTTATGAAGCTTTTGGAGAACTTTGTTTAAAGGCAGATTTAAAATACAACAGTGGATTATTCCATTTCTCTCCAGAATCTAAGGATGATGATGGAGTAGACACATTTACTTTAGATTTGACTATCGATGATAATGTTTTCAAAAAAATATTGAAGAATTTGTATTATCCTAACAGTCCTTATGAATTTAGTATGATTTCTCCAGAGATTTTAGGAAATGTTTACGAACAATTTTTAGGAAAAGTCATAACTTTAACAAAAGGCCATAGAGCAAAGGTTATTGAAAAACCGGAAGTTAAGAAAGCCGGTGGGGTTTATTATACTCCAAATTTTATTGTTAAGTACATTGTGGAAAATACTGTTGGGGAATTGTTAAAAGGCAAGACTCCAAATAAAGTGAGCAAAATGAAAATCTTGGATCCATCATGTGGTAGTGGTTCTTTTTTACTAGAAGCTTATCAATTTTTGTTGGATTGGCATTTGGATTATTATACTGGATTGAAAAAACCTCCAAAAAATGTTATTTTTCAAGCAAGGAATGGTGAATGGCTATTGACCATTCAAGAAAAAAAGAGAATACTTTTGAATA
This genomic interval from Methanobrevibacter sp. contains the following:
- a CDS encoding DNA methyltransferase gives rise to the protein MVAITKEEGLKEAKKLVEKFELNEDLYKNDKYNEEQLKTEFLNPFFKALGWDVNNQQDAAPQFKEVIFEDSIKVGKETKAPDYSFRIGGQRIFFLEAKKPSRDIKNDKDHAFQVRRYGWSAQLKGSILSDFEELAIYETQTKPELNQSASISRLKYYNYKEYVEKWDEIWDLFSKEAVMKGKFNKFFKSEKKLKGTTTVDEEFLKEINQWRELLARNIALRNELLSESELNYAVQLTIDRIIFLRMAEDRGIIKYRTLYNLLDKDNIYEAFGELCLKADLKYNSGLFHFSPESKDDDGVDTFTLDLTIDDNVFKKILKNLYYPNSPYEFSMISPEILGNVYEQFLGKVITLTKGHRAKVIEKPEVKKAGGVYYTPNFIVKYIVENTVGELLKGKTPNKVSKMKILDPSCGSGSFLLEAYQFLLDWHLDYYTGLKKPPKNVIFQARNGEWLLTIQEKKRILLNNIYGVDLDENAVEVTKLSLLLKVLENQNKDSLEAQQKLTVERVLPNLKDNIKCGNS